CCTACATCCTTTTCTCGATCAGACGATCTACGGTGTGTCGACTTGCATCCTGCTGATCGGCTTGGTCGGTATGGAGAAACGCAGACCCATCGCCTTCCCGCCTGTTTTGCTGGCATTTGGTGCCGCATCCTACAGCATCTACCTGGTCCACCCGGTATTTCTGAGTGTCGGCACGAACATATCAAGCCGCATCCTTAAAGGTACGGGCATATCGACGGAACTGGTGATACTTATGTTGATCATCATGGCTACCGCAGTTGCCATGATCTTCGATCGATTGGTCGAGGCGCCAGTGACGAAAATTATCAGTCCGGTTCTGGCGCGTTGGCTGGAGCGTCCATTTGTTATTTGGCGACGTAAAAACCAGTTGTCACAGATATGAGGTCTCTGCCCCTTTTTGAGGGCTGGCGTTATCGCCATGTGCGCGCTAGGGAGCCACAGCTTTGGACGGGTGGCCGAGTGGTTTAAGGCAGCGGTCTTGAAAACCGCCGTAGATTTACGTCTACCGTGGGTTCGAATCCCACCCCGTCCGCGGCTGATCATCCGCGGCCTAGCCGAATAAGGATATCGCGATATCTCCCTAGCGAGCCGGTGCAAAGGACGCCCTGTCCACGGTTCGTCGCCTTATGCGACCGCCATTGGTAATAAGGGGATTCACCTGCCGCTCTGCCTGTGCAACAACAAGGGCATGGGAGATTCTTTGCGTTCATCCGTCCTGTCCTTGCTGCTGGGCCTGACTGCCGTCACCGGTGGCAACGTCGCCGTCGCGCCTGCGCAAGCGCAGGATAGCGCGGATTTCCGTGCCTATCTGGAAAGCCTGCGGCCCAAGGCGCGCGATATGGGGATCAGGGATGCGACGCTCGACAGCGTCTATCCCACGTTGACGCCCAATCCGCGCGTGGTTCAGCTCGACCAGAGCCAGCCGGGCGGCGGCGCCTATTCGCCAATTCCTAATTTCGAACCCTATCGCCGACAGCATGTCGACGCCGCGCGCATCAGCCGGGGTCGTACCGCCTATCAGGCGAACCGTTCGCGCCTGGCGCGGATCGAGGCGGAGACGGGTGTGCCCGAAGAGATCATGGTCGCCATCTATGGCCATGAAACCAACTATGGCTCCTATACCGGCGATTTCGACCTGATCCGGTCGCTGGCGACGCTGGCGCATGAAGGGCGTCGACGTGCCCTGTTCGAGCCGGAATTGCTCGCGACGCTCAAGATGTTGGACAATGGCGTGCCGCGCAGCCAGCTGGTCGGCAGCTGGGCCGGGGCGACGGGCTATCCCCAGTTTCTGCCGTCGGTCTACCTGCGGATCGCCAAGGATGGCGATGGCGATGGGAAGGCCGATATCTGGACCAGCGAGGCGGACGCGCTCGCTTCCATCGCCAATTATTTCGTGCAGTCGGGTTGGCGCAAGGGGCAGCCCTGGGGCGTGGCGGTCAGCGTACCGGCCAGCTTCAACCGCGCTGCAGTGGTTGCCAAGACGGAGCCTGCCCGTTGCCCGCGCGTGTTCAACCGGCATAGCCGCTGGCTGTCGATGGCTGAGTGGCGCAAGCTGGGCCTGTTTCCCAATAGCGGCGTCTGGCCCGCCGATAGCGTGATGGCGACGTTGCTGGAGCCGGATGGGCCGGGCAAGACCGCCTATCTGTTGACCAGCAACTATCGGGCGATACTGGATTATAACTGTTCCAATTTCTATGCCTTGTCGGTGGGGTTGCTGGCGGATGCTGTCAAACAATAAGAGGTGGTTGATGGCGGCGGCCGCGCTGGCGCTCGTCGCCGGTGGCGGGTGGGCCGCCCAACCGGAAAAGGCGGGCGCGATCGGGCAGAGCGCGGCGGTCAGCGATGGGCCGGTCGTGCTGGGGGAACCCTATGCGATAGGCGGCGTCACCTACACGCCTGCCGATCCGCTGTCCTATGACGAGGTCGGCTATGCCAGCGAAAGCGACGGCGCGAGCCAGGGTGGGACAACCGCCAATGACGAAGCGTTCCTGCCCGCCGCCATCACCGCCGCGCACAAGACGCTGCCCTTGCCCAGCTATGTCGAGGTGACGGCGCTGGACAGCGGGCGCACGATCCTGGTGCGAGTCAATGATCGCGGGCCGATGCGGGGCGACCGGATGATCTCGCTGTCGCCCGGCGCGGCGGCGCAACTGGGCGTCGAGGGGCAGGGCGCAGTGCCGGTGCGTGTCCGGCGGGTCAATCCGCCCGAGCAGGAGCGCGCGGTGCTGCGTCGCCAAGGGCGGGCGGCCGAGCGGCTGGAAACACCGGCTGCGCTTCTCAAAGTGTTGCGGACCAAGCTTCCGCCGATCCACACCGCTGCCGCTCCGCCGCCAACGCGTCCGTCGGCTGCTGGTAAGCCCAAAGCGATCGCGGTACAGCCCAAAGCCGTCCGTACGGCGCGGCCCGGCGCGGATTTCGACCCGTCGCCGCCGTCCGCGCGTGTGGCGACCAAACCAGCAAAGGCCGTGGCTGCCCCGGTCGCCGCCCCGCCGGTCCAGGCACCGGCGCGCAAGGGCGGCTATGTCGTGCAGGTCGGCGCGTTCAGCGCGCAAGCACGAGCCGAGGCGCTGGCGAAGACGCTGGGCGCGCGAGCGGAAGCGAGCGGCGGATTGTGGCGCGTACGCCTTGGCCCCTATCCTACGCAACAGGCAGCCCAGGGTGGCGTGAAGGCCGCGGCCGCCAAAGGCTTTGAGAATGCCCGCATCATGGCTAATGACGCGCGATAGAGATCGCGGTTGTAAGTGCGATTCCATATTAATCGAAGGCAGTGTTCCGATGAAGAAAAGCGTTGCAGTCCTCCTGGCCGTCGGGCTGCTGTCCCAGCCGTTGATCGCGGCCGCCCCGCCCTATACCAGCGAAGCGCCTATCGCTTACATGAAGGACCTGTCTTCGGGCGCGGTCCTTTATGACAAGGGTGGCGAGACGCGGATGCCGCCGGCGTCGCTGGCGAAGATGATGACGGCGCACGTCGCCTTTCGCCTGATTCAGAAGGGCGAATTGAAGCTGGACACCAAGTTCACGGTGCGGCCGGAAACCTGGAAGCAGTGGCACGGGCCGCAGGCCGGTTCGACCATGTTCCTGTCGGTGGGCGAACAGGTGTCGGTCGAAAATCTGCTGCACGGCATCGTCACCCTCTCGGGCAACGACGCCTGCGTCGTCCTGGCCGAAGGGATCGCCGGGACGGAGCAGGCCTTCGTCGCGCTGATGAACGAGGAAGCGAAGCGGCTTGGCCTGAAGAACAGCCATTTCGGCACCAGCAATGGCTGGCCCGATGAAGGCGTGACCTATGTGACGGCGGCGGATCTGGCGAAGCTGGCCGAGGCGACGATCGTCGAGACGCCCGACCTCTACAAGCGTTTCTATGCCACTCGGTCCTTCACCTGGGGCAAGACCATGGGCGGGTCGGATATCGCGCAGGCCAACCGCAACCCGATCCTGGGCAAGATCGAAGGGGCCGATGGCCTCAAGACCGGTCATACCGAAGAAGCGGGCTATGGCTTTACCGGATCGGCGGAGCAGAATGGTCGCCGACTGGTGATCGTCACCGCCGGGTCCACCAGCTTCAACGGCCGGGCGACCGAAGCAGTGCGTTTCATGGACTGGGGTTTCCGGGCGTGGAAGGCGCAGCCGCTGTTCAAGAAGGGCCAGACCGTCGAGACGGCGGCCGTCCAGCTGGGTAGCGCGACGAGCGTGTCTCTGGTCGCACCGCAGAACCTGGCGGTCACGCTGCCGCGTACGGCGTCGGCCAATGTGCAGGTCAAGGTCGTCTATACCGGCCCGATCAAGGCGCCGATCGCCAAGGGACAGCAGATCGCCCAGCTGATCGTCCAGACGCCCGACACCCCGCCGCAGATCATGCCGCTGGTCGCGGGCGAGGATATCGCCGAGGCGGGCATTTTCGGCCGGTTGTGGAATGGCCTGAAGTCGCTGTTCGCTTGAGCGCAGGGCGTTTCATAACACTGGAAGGCGGCGAGGGCGCGGGCAAATCGACCCAGTTGCGCGCGCTTGCCGCCGCCCTGCGGGCGCGCGGCCTGGACGTGATCGAGACGCGGGAGCCGGGTGGCAGCGAAGGCGCGGAGGCGATCCGCGCCCTGTTGCTGACCGGTGGCGCGGATCGATGGAGCGCAAGGGCGGAGGCGTTGCTGTTCGCGGCGGCGAGGGCGGACCATATCGAAAAGACGATTCGCCCGGCGCTGGAACGCGGCGCGTGGATATTGTCGGACCGTTTCCTGGATTCGAGCCGGGCCTATCAGGGGCAGGGCGTGTTGACCGACGCCGACATATTGACGCTGCATCGGATCGGCAGCGGCGGGTTCCTGCCCGATCGCACCTTGCTGCTGACGCTGCCCGAACAGGAAGCCAGCGACAGGGCGCGGGCGCGGGATGGCGATTTGACGGACCGGATCGGCGGACGGGCGAGCGATTTCCACCGCTCGGTCGCGGACGCCTTCGCCCGTTTCGCGCGCGACGAGGCTGATCGGGTTCGCGGCGTCGACGCTTCCGGGCCTGCGGAGGTCGTGACCGTGCGCCTGCTGGATGCGATCGAAGACCTGCTGCCATGACATTGCTGCTGGGGCATGATGCACAGGCGCGCACGCTGATAGCGGCAGCGCGCAGCGGACGGATGCATCATGGCTGGATTCTCGCTGGCCCCAGAGGCATCGGCAAGGGCGCTTTCGCCCGCGCGCTGGCGCTACGCCTTATGGCGGACGCGGCTGGACCGGCCATCGATGCGGACGACTTGTCCGTACCGGACGATCATCCGATCCGCCGACTGATCGAGGCGGCCGCCCATCCCGATTATGCCGAGCTGGCGCCGCTGGAAAAGGATGGCGTGACCGCGCGGAACATCAGCGTCGACCAGGTGCGTGGGCTGGGGCGGCTGATCCAGTCCGCCCCGTCCCTGTCATCCCGCCGCATCGTGGTGATCGACAGCGCCGACGATCTGGAGCGCGGGGCGGCGAACGCCCTGCTCAAGACGCTGGAGGAGCCGCCCGCCGACATGCTGTTCCTGCTGGTCAGCCATGCGCCGGGACGGCTGCTGCCAACGATCCGGTCACGCTGCCGCACGTTGCGCTTCGATCCGCTGGACGATGCGACGATGCGCATGGTGTTGAAAGCGAACGACGCCACATTGTCGCCGCCCGAAGTCGACACGCTGGTGCGCGCAGGCGGGGGATCGCCGGGGCAGGCCCTGCGCTATGCGGGCCTCAACCTGTCGGAGATCGAGCAGGCGCTGGGCGTGCTGGCGACGCAGGGCGATCCGTCCAATCGGCAAAGGCTGGCGCTGGCGAAGGCGCTGGCGCTCAAGTCGGCCAAACCACGCTACGAGGCGTTTCTGGAGCGGGCGCCTGCCTATATCGCGCAGGCGGCGCGGTCCCGGCAGGGGCCTGCGCTGGGTGAGGCGCTGGACCGTTGGGAAAAGGCGCGGCATCTGGCCGGGGGGCGGTGATCCTGTCGCTCGATCCGGCGGCGGTCGTGTTCGAACTCGCCGGGCATGTTGCGGCGCTGGCTTCCACCCACTGACCTGAAAAGCGGCTTTGCGACGGGCGGATGAGCGGCTAGGGAGTGGCCCATGTCCAAGCCTTTCACCATCACCACCGCCATTTCCTACCCAAATGGCCACCCCCATATCGGCCATGCCTATGAAGTGATCGCGACCGACGCGATCGCGCGGTTCCAGCGGATGATGGGCCGCGACGTCTTCTTTCAGACCGGCACCGACGAACATGGGCTGAAAATGGTCCAGGCCGCGCGCGGACGCGATATCGAACCGCGCGCGTTGGCCGACGAAATGGCGTCCTATTTCAAGGCGATGAACGAGAGGCTGAACATCAGCCATGATCGTTTCATCCGCACCAGCGAACCGGATCATCACCGCGCCAGCCAGGCGATCTGGCAGGCGATGGAGGCCAATGGCGACCTGTATCTGGGCCGCTACGAAGGCTGGTATTCGGTTCGCGACGAGGCCTTTTACGACGAGAAGGAAATCGTCGAAGGGGAAGGGGGCATCAACCTTTCCCCGCAGGGCACGCCGGTCGAATGGACGGTCGAGGAAAGCTGGTTCTTCCGCCTGTCCAACTATCAGGACCGGCTGCTGGCGCTGTATGAGAGCCAGCCCGACTTCATCCAGCCCGACAGCCGCCGTAATGAGATATTGCGCTTCGTGGAGGGCGGCCTGTCTGACCTCAGCGTATCGCGCACCAGTTTCGACTGGGGGGTGAAGGTGCCGGGCGCGGACGGCCATGTCATGTATGTGTGGGTCGACGCGCTGACCAACTATATCACCGGCTGCGGCTATCCCGACGACCCGGATCGGATGGCGCGCTATTGGGCCGAGGGTGGCGACATCACGCACATCATCGGCAAGGATATCGTGCGTTTTCATACGGTCTACTGGCCAGCCTTCCTGATGAGCGCGAAGCTGCCTTTGCCCAGCCGGATCTTCGGCCATGGCTTCCTGCTGAACCGGGGCGAGAAAATGTCCAAGTCGGTCGGCAACGTCGCCGATCCGATCGAATTGGCCGACCGTTTCGGGATGGACCAGCTGCGCTATTTCCTGTTGTCCGAAGTCACGTTCGGCAATGACGGCAGTTACAGCGCTGAGGCGATCGTCGCGCGGTCCAACAGCGACCTTGCCAACAGCTTCGGTAATCTGGCGCAGCGGACGCTGAGCTTCATCGCCAAGAATCTGGAAGGTCGCTTGCCTGAATCGGCGGCGCAGGATGTCGACAGCGTGTTGCTTGCTACCGTGAGCGAAGCTGCGACGACCTTCCAGTCCGCAATGGCGGACCTCGCGCCATCGGTCGCGATCGAGGCGTGGATGCGCGCGGTGTTCGCCTGCAACGCCTATATCGATGCGCAGGCGCCCTGGGCCTTGCGCAAGACCGATCCGGCGCGGATGGAGGCGGTGCTCGCCACGCTCTACGAGGCGATCGCAAGCCTGGCCATCATGATCCAGCCCGTCATTCCGGCGAGCGCCACGTCCCTGCTGGACCAGATGGGCATCGATGGGGAAGGGCGCGGCTATGGCGTTATCGGCAGCGACTTTTATGCCGCCCTTCGTGCGTCGGGCTTCACGCTGAGCGCACCCAAGCCGCTCTTCCCGCGCCTGGAACTGACGGAAGCCGAGGCCTGATCCCATGCTGATCGACAGCCATTGCCATTTAAATTACAAAGGCTTGATCGAGGATCAGGCCAATGTGTTGGAACGGTCGCGCGCGGCGGGTGTCGACCTGATGCTCAACATCGCGACGCGCGAGAGCGAATGGGACGATGTGCTGGGCACCGCGATCCGCGAGCCGGACGTGTGGGCGACGGTCGGTATCCATCCGCATGAGGCGGACGAGCATCCCCATATCGATACCGCCAAACTGGTCGAGCGCGCCGCGCATCCGCGCGTGGTCGGCATCGGCGAAACCGGCCTCGACTATTATTACGACCATAGCGACCGGGATCGGCAGCAGAAAAGCTTTCGATCGCACATCGTTGCGGCCCGCGACACCGGCCTGCCGCTGATCGTTCACACCCGCGATGCGGAAGAGGACACGCTCAGCATCATGCGCGATGAAATGGGGAAGGGGGCCTATCCCGGCGTCATCCACTGCTTCACCGCCAGCGGCGCCTTTGCCGATGCGGCGATGGAACTCGGCTTCTACATCAGCATTTCGGGCATCGTGACGTTCAAGAGCGCGAAGGATTTGCAGGAGACGGCGGCGCGCCTGCCGCTCGACCGACTGCTGGTGGAAACGGACTCGCCGTTCCTGGCGCCGGTGCCGCATCGCGGCAAATCCTGCGAGCCGGCCTATGTCGCAGACACCGCCCGGTTCCTGGCAAATCTGCGCGGGGAAAGCATCGAAGAATTGGCGGCGGCGACGTCGGCCAATTTCCGTACCTTATTCTCCAAAGTCGCATGAGCCTGAAGCTCACGATCCTGGGCAGCGGCACCTCTTCGGGCGTGCCCCGGATCGGCAACGACTGGGGCGACTGCGACCCGGCCGAGCCGAAAAACCGGCGGACGCGGGTGTCCATATTGGTCGAAAGTCCAACGACGCGCATCCTGGTCGATACGTCGCCCGATATGCGGGCGCAGCTTCTGGCGGCGGACGTCGTCCGGATCGATGCGATCCTGTGGACCCACGACCATGCGGATCACAGCCATGGCATCGACGATGTGCGGCAACTGTTCCACCATCGCCGCGCGCCGGTTCCAGGCTATGCGCGGGCGCAGACGCTCACGCTGTTGAAACAACGGTTTGCTTATGCGTTCGAGGGGCGCAACGGCTATCATCCGACGATCGAGCCGCATGTCCTGCCCGACGGGTTGCGGATCGGCGATATCGACATTGCCTGCGTGGATCAGCCGCATGGCGAGATTTTCTCGACCGGTTTCCGGTTCGGCCATGGCGGGCGGTCGATCGGCTATGCCACCGATTTCCACGCGCTGACGCCCGATATGCTGGCGCTCTATGACGGTCTGGACGTCTGGGTTGTCGACGCCTTGCGGGAAAAGCCGCATCCGACCCATCCGCATCTGGCGCTGACGCTGGACGGCGTGGCGGCGGTGCGGCCCGGGCGCGCCATCCTGACCCATATGGACCAGAGCATGGATTATGCGACGTTGCGCCGTGTCCTCCCCACCGGCGTCGAGCCGGGCTATGACGGGATGGTGGTGGAACTGGACGCGAAAGAGCAGGGGGTCTGAATGGACGGCACGGATCAGGCCGCGTCGACCCTCTGGTATGTGCTGGCGATCGTCCTGGTCGGGTCCGCGCTGATCGGGCGGCGGATGGCCTGGGGCAGCGTTTTGCGCATGGCGTTGCTGTGGGTGGCGATCTTTGCCGGGCTGTTGGGATTGTTCAAGTTCGCGCAGAGCCAGGGCCTGCTGACCGGGCGCTGGGCGGAGCAGGGCGATGTGGTCACGGTGGACGACACCCCCGCTTCCGTGCCGACCGCCCGCGCGGAAGGGCAGGCTTTGCGCGTGCCCGTGGCGGCAGACGGCCATTATTGGGTCGAGGCCACGATCAACGGCACACCCGCCCGCTTCCTGATCGACAGCGGCGCGACCATCACCGCTTTGTCGGAAAATAGTGCACGTGCTGCGGGCCTCAACTATGATGTCGGGGAACCGGGCGTCGTCATGACGACGGCGAACGGCAAGGTCGAGGCAAAGCGATCCAGCATCGCGACGCTGGTCATCGGTCCCATAAGGGCGAGCGACCTGCCCGTCGTCGTTTCGCCCGCTTTCGGAGAGGTCAATGTGATCGGCATGAACATGCTTTCGCGCCTGAAAAGCTGGGGCGTCCAGGATAGCGCCATGGTGTTGACGCCATGACGGGCAAGACCGCGACGCCGGGTGCGCCGACGCAGAGCCAGCGGCTCAAGGCCATTATCGGCGGGTCCGCAGGCAATCTGGTCGAATG
This window of the Sphingobium sp. CR2-8 genome carries:
- a CDS encoding septal ring lytic transglycosylase RlpA family protein — encoded protein: MAAAALALVAGGGWAAQPEKAGAIGQSAAVSDGPVVLGEPYAIGGVTYTPADPLSYDEVGYASESDGASQGGTTANDEAFLPAAITAAHKTLPLPSYVEVTALDSGRTILVRVNDRGPMRGDRMISLSPGAAAQLGVEGQGAVPVRVRRVNPPEQERAVLRRQGRAAERLETPAALLKVLRTKLPPIHTAAAPPPTRPSAAGKPKAIAVQPKAVRTARPGADFDPSPPSARVATKPAKAVAAPVAAPPVQAPARKGGYVVQVGAFSAQARAEALAKTLGARAEASGGLWRVRLGPYPTQQAAQGGVKAAAAKGFENARIMANDAR
- the metG gene encoding methionine--tRNA ligase gives rise to the protein MSKPFTITTAISYPNGHPHIGHAYEVIATDAIARFQRMMGRDVFFQTGTDEHGLKMVQAARGRDIEPRALADEMASYFKAMNERLNISHDRFIRTSEPDHHRASQAIWQAMEANGDLYLGRYEGWYSVRDEAFYDEKEIVEGEGGINLSPQGTPVEWTVEESWFFRLSNYQDRLLALYESQPDFIQPDSRRNEILRFVEGGLSDLSVSRTSFDWGVKVPGADGHVMYVWVDALTNYITGCGYPDDPDRMARYWAEGGDITHIIGKDIVRFHTVYWPAFLMSAKLPLPSRIFGHGFLLNRGEKMSKSVGNVADPIELADRFGMDQLRYFLLSEVTFGNDGSYSAEAIVARSNSDLANSFGNLAQRTLSFIAKNLEGRLPESAAQDVDSVLLATVSEAATTFQSAMADLAPSVAIEAWMRAVFACNAYIDAQAPWALRKTDPARMEAVLATLYEAIASLAIMIQPVIPASATSLLDQMGIDGEGRGYGVIGSDFYAALRASGFTLSAPKPLFPRLELTEAEA
- a CDS encoding lytic murein transglycosylase; this translates as MGDSLRSSVLSLLLGLTAVTGGNVAVAPAQAQDSADFRAYLESLRPKARDMGIRDATLDSVYPTLTPNPRVVQLDQSQPGGGAYSPIPNFEPYRRQHVDAARISRGRTAYQANRSRLARIEAETGVPEEIMVAIYGHETNYGSYTGDFDLIRSLATLAHEGRRRALFEPELLATLKMLDNGVPRSQLVGSWAGATGYPQFLPSVYLRIAKDGDGDGKADIWTSEADALASIANYFVQSGWRKGQPWGVAVSVPASFNRAAVVAKTEPARCPRVFNRHSRWLSMAEWRKLGLFPNSGVWPADSVMATLLEPDGPGKTAYLLTSNYRAILDYNCSNFYALSVGLLADAVKQ
- a CDS encoding MBL fold metallo-hydrolase — encoded protein: MSLKLTILGSGTSSGVPRIGNDWGDCDPAEPKNRRTRVSILVESPTTRILVDTSPDMRAQLLAADVVRIDAILWTHDHADHSHGIDDVRQLFHHRRAPVPGYARAQTLTLLKQRFAYAFEGRNGYHPTIEPHVLPDGLRIGDIDIACVDQPHGEIFSTGFRFGHGGRSIGYATDFHALTPDMLALYDGLDVWVVDALREKPHPTHPHLALTLDGVAAVRPGRAILTHMDQSMDYATLRRVLPTGVEPGYDGMVVELDAKEQGV
- the tmk gene encoding dTMP kinase; the protein is MSAGRFITLEGGEGAGKSTQLRALAAALRARGLDVIETREPGGSEGAEAIRALLLTGGADRWSARAEALLFAAARADHIEKTIRPALERGAWILSDRFLDSSRAYQGQGVLTDADILTLHRIGSGGFLPDRTLLLTLPEQEASDRARARDGDLTDRIGGRASDFHRSVADAFARFARDEADRVRGVDASGPAEVVTVRLLDAIEDLLP
- a CDS encoding TatD family hydrolase, producing MLIDSHCHLNYKGLIEDQANVLERSRAAGVDLMLNIATRESEWDDVLGTAIREPDVWATVGIHPHEADEHPHIDTAKLVERAAHPRVVGIGETGLDYYYDHSDRDRQQKSFRSHIVAARDTGLPLIVHTRDAEEDTLSIMRDEMGKGAYPGVIHCFTASGAFADAAMELGFYISISGIVTFKSAKDLQETAARLPLDRLLVETDSPFLAPVPHRGKSCEPAYVADTARFLANLRGESIEELAAATSANFRTLFSKVA
- a CDS encoding D-alanyl-D-alanine carboxypeptidase family protein is translated as MKKSVAVLLAVGLLSQPLIAAAPPYTSEAPIAYMKDLSSGAVLYDKGGETRMPPASLAKMMTAHVAFRLIQKGELKLDTKFTVRPETWKQWHGPQAGSTMFLSVGEQVSVENLLHGIVTLSGNDACVVLAEGIAGTEQAFVALMNEEAKRLGLKNSHFGTSNGWPDEGVTYVTAADLAKLAEATIVETPDLYKRFYATRSFTWGKTMGGSDIAQANRNPILGKIEGADGLKTGHTEEAGYGFTGSAEQNGRRLVIVTAGSTSFNGRATEAVRFMDWGFRAWKAQPLFKKGQTVETAAVQLGSATSVSLVAPQNLAVTLPRTASANVQVKVVYTGPIKAPIAKGQQIAQLIVQTPDTPPQIMPLVAGEDIAEAGIFGRLWNGLKSLFA
- a CDS encoding retropepsin-like aspartic protease family protein, which codes for MDGTDQAASTLWYVLAIVLVGSALIGRRMAWGSVLRMALLWVAIFAGLLGLFKFAQSQGLLTGRWAEQGDVVTVDDTPASVPTARAEGQALRVPVAADGHYWVEATINGTPARFLIDSGATITALSENSARAAGLNYDVGEPGVVMTTANGKVEAKRSSIATLVIGPIRASDLPVVVSPAFGEVNVIGMNMLSRLKSWGVQDSAMVLTP